A single Paraburkholderia sp. FT54 DNA region contains:
- a CDS encoding glutamate/aspartate ABC transporter substrate-binding protein, translating into MKVKKAALLLATLGLFTVGAHAQDAGTLKKIKDTGVISLGHRESSIPFSYYDDKQNVIGYSQEFALKVVEAVKQKLNMPNLKVKLTPVTSQNRIPLVQNGTVDMECGSTTNNAERQQQASFSNTIFVIGTRLMTKKDSGIKDWADLKGKTVVTTAGTTSERLLRKMNQDKSMGMNIISAKDHGESFLTLSTGRAAAFMMDDALLAGERAKSNNPGDFVIVGAPQSHEAYGCMIRKNDPEFKKVVDDAIAKVETSGEADQIYKKWFESPIPPKGLNLNFPESDDMKALFKSPNDKAID; encoded by the coding sequence ATGAAGGTTAAAAAAGCTGCGCTGCTGCTCGCGACTCTCGGACTGTTTACGGTTGGCGCGCATGCGCAAGACGCTGGTACGCTGAAAAAGATCAAGGACACGGGTGTCATTTCGCTGGGTCACCGCGAATCGTCGATCCCGTTTTCGTATTACGACGACAAGCAGAACGTCATCGGTTACTCGCAGGAATTCGCCCTGAAAGTGGTGGAGGCGGTGAAGCAGAAGCTGAACATGCCGAACCTGAAGGTCAAGCTCACGCCGGTCACGTCGCAAAACCGTATTCCGCTGGTGCAGAACGGCACCGTGGACATGGAATGCGGCTCGACCACGAACAATGCTGAACGCCAGCAACAGGCTTCGTTCTCGAACACGATCTTCGTGATCGGCACGCGCCTGATGACCAAGAAAGACTCCGGCATCAAAGACTGGGCCGACCTGAAGGGCAAGACGGTGGTCACGACCGCCGGCACCACGTCCGAGCGCCTGCTTCGCAAGATGAACCAGGACAAGAGCATGGGCATGAACATCATCAGCGCGAAGGACCACGGCGAGTCGTTCCTGACGCTGTCCACGGGCCGCGCCGCTGCCTTCATGATGGACGACGCACTGCTCGCGGGCGAACGCGCGAAGTCGAACAACCCGGGCGATTTCGTGATCGTCGGCGCGCCGCAATCGCATGAAGCGTACGGCTGCATGATCCGCAAGAACGATCCGGAATTCAAGAAAGTGGTCGACGATGCGATCGCCAAGGTCGAAACCTCGGGCGAAGCCGATCAGATCTACAAGAAGTGGTTCGAATCGCCGATTCCGCCGAAGGGCCTGAACCTCAACTTCCCGGAAAGTGACGACATGAAGGCGCTCTTCAAGAGCCCGAATGACAAGGCAATCGATTAA
- a CDS encoding amino acid ABC transporter permease: MSYHWNWGILLSPVSTGEPTTYLGWLLSGFWVTITVSLSAWVIALIVGSLFGVLRTVPNKWASGIGTVYVAIFRNIPLIVQFFIWYLVIPELLPPSMGNWFKQLPPSAQFFSSSIICLGLFTAARVCEQVRSGINALPKGQRAAGLAMGFTQWQTYRYVLLPVAYRIIVPPLTSEFLNIFKNSAVASTIGLLDLSAQARQLVDYTSQTYESFIAVTIAYMLINLVVMQLMRWVEARTRLPGYIGGK, encoded by the coding sequence ATGTCATATCACTGGAACTGGGGCATTCTGCTGAGTCCCGTCTCCACCGGCGAGCCGACCACCTATTTAGGCTGGCTGCTCTCGGGCTTCTGGGTGACGATTACGGTATCGCTGTCGGCATGGGTGATCGCGCTGATCGTCGGTTCGTTGTTCGGCGTGCTGCGCACGGTGCCGAACAAATGGGCGTCGGGCATCGGCACCGTCTATGTCGCGATTTTCCGTAACATCCCGCTGATCGTGCAGTTCTTCATCTGGTATCTCGTGATACCGGAGTTGCTGCCTCCCTCGATGGGCAACTGGTTCAAGCAGCTGCCGCCGAGCGCGCAGTTTTTCTCGTCGTCGATCATCTGTCTCGGGCTCTTCACCGCCGCGCGCGTATGCGAGCAGGTGCGCTCGGGTATCAACGCGTTGCCGAAGGGCCAGCGCGCCGCGGGTCTGGCCATGGGTTTCACGCAATGGCAGACGTATCGCTATGTGCTGCTGCCGGTCGCGTACCGGATCATCGTGCCGCCGCTAACTTCCGAGTTTCTGAATATCTTCAAGAACTCGGCGGTGGCGTCGACGATCGGTCTGCTCGATCTGTCCGCTCAGGCGCGCCAACTGGTCGATTACACGTCGCAGACGTATGAGTCGTTCATCGCGGTCACGATAGCGTACATGCTGATCAATCTGGTCGTCATGCAACTCATGCGCTGGGTCGAAGCCAGAACCCGGTTGCCCGGCTATATCGGAGGCAAGTGA
- the gltK gene encoding glutamate/aspartate ABC transporter permease GltK — MHHFDWSGIPGALPTLWTGAIVTLKITLIAIVFGIVWGTVLAMLRLSSFKPFEWFAKGYVTIFRSIPLVMVLLWFFLIVPQVLQNVLGLSPDIDIRLASAMVAFSLFEAAYYSEIIRAGIQSVPRGQVNAAFALGMSYSQAMRLIVLPQAFRAMVPLLLTQGIVLFQDTSLVYVISLADFFRTATNIGDRDGTNVEMVLFAGACYFVICVVASSLVKGLQKKVAR, encoded by the coding sequence ATGCACCATTTCGACTGGAGTGGTATTCCGGGCGCGTTGCCTACGCTGTGGACCGGCGCCATCGTCACCCTTAAGATCACGCTGATCGCGATCGTGTTCGGCATTGTTTGGGGCACGGTTCTCGCCATGTTGCGGCTGTCGTCGTTCAAACCTTTCGAGTGGTTTGCGAAAGGCTACGTGACGATCTTCCGTTCGATCCCGCTGGTGATGGTGCTGCTGTGGTTTTTCCTGATCGTGCCGCAAGTGCTGCAAAACGTGCTCGGCTTGTCGCCGGATATCGACATTCGCCTTGCGTCGGCCATGGTCGCTTTCTCGCTGTTCGAGGCGGCGTATTATTCGGAAATTATCCGCGCCGGCATTCAGTCGGTGCCGCGCGGGCAGGTCAACGCGGCGTTCGCTCTCGGCATGAGCTACTCGCAGGCCATGCGTTTGATCGTGCTGCCGCAGGCGTTCCGCGCGATGGTGCCGCTGCTGCTCACGCAGGGTATCGTGCTGTTTCAGGATACGTCGCTCGTCTACGTGATCAGCCTCGCCGACTTCTTCCGCACCGCCACGAATATTGGCGACCGTGACGGTACGAATGTCGAGATGGTACTGTTCGCGGGCGCGTGTTATTTCGTGATCTGTGTGGTCGCGTCGAGCCTCGTCAAAGGTCTTCAGAAAAAGGTCGCAAGATGA
- a CDS encoding amino acid ABC transporter ATP-binding protein codes for MISIKNVSKWYGQFQVLTDCTTEVKKGEVVVVCGPSGSGKSTLIKTVNGLEPFQKGEIVINGQSLTDKKTNLSKLRAKVGMVFQHFELFPHLSIVQNLTLAQVKVLGRSNDEATAKGLKLLDRVGLRAHADKFPGQLSGGQQQRVAIARALSMDPIAMLFDEPTSALDPEMINEVLDVMVELAQEGMTMMCVTHEMGFAKKVAHRVIFMDKGLIVEDDRKEDFFANPKSDRAKDFLAKILH; via the coding sequence ATGATCTCAATCAAGAATGTTTCGAAGTGGTACGGCCAGTTTCAAGTGCTGACCGACTGCACGACGGAAGTCAAAAAAGGTGAAGTGGTGGTGGTGTGCGGGCCGTCAGGTTCGGGCAAGTCCACGCTGATCAAAACGGTCAACGGCCTCGAGCCGTTCCAGAAGGGCGAGATCGTCATCAACGGCCAGTCGCTCACCGACAAGAAAACCAATCTGTCGAAGCTGCGCGCGAAGGTCGGCATGGTGTTCCAGCACTTCGAACTGTTCCCGCATCTGTCGATCGTGCAGAACCTCACGCTCGCCCAGGTGAAGGTGCTCGGCCGCTCGAACGACGAGGCGACGGCGAAGGGTTTGAAGCTGCTCGATCGCGTTGGCCTGCGTGCGCATGCGGACAAGTTTCCGGGCCAGTTGTCGGGTGGTCAGCAACAGCGCGTGGCGATTGCGCGCGCGTTGTCGATGGACCCCATCGCCATGCTGTTCGACGAGCCGACCTCGGCGCTCGATCCGGAAATGATCAACGAAGTGCTCGACGTGATGGTCGAACTCGCGCAGGAAGGCATGACCATGATGTGCGTGACGCACGAAATGGGCTTCGCGAAGAAGGTCGCGCACCGCGTGATCTTCATGGACAAGGGCTTGATCGTGGAAGACGACCGCAAGGAAGACTTCTTCGCCAATCCGAAGTCGGATCGCGCGAAGGATTTTCTTGCAAAGATCCTGCACTGA
- a CDS encoding class II glutamine amidotransferase, protein MCQLLGMNCAAPTDVTFSFTGFAARGGVTDHHADGWGIAFFEDKACRLFIDHQSSATSPIAEMVKRYPIKSKNTIAHIRKATQGHILLENCHPFMRELWGRHWIFAHNGDLQDYSPVLSGVYQPVGTTDSELAFCALLEGLRKAFPGAQQPPLDELFAALETLTREITQFGVFNFLMSNGQALFAHCSTHLHYIVRRWPFSTAHLVDADVSIDFAKYTTPEDRVAVIATKPLTDNEVWSAFEPGDLMMFQHGEVIGRVNVPVPASVLEKLRNPALDASASATTIAASAEALPEAEAEVDLEAADDAAAFES, encoded by the coding sequence ATGTGCCAACTTCTCGGAATGAACTGCGCCGCGCCAACGGATGTCACGTTCTCGTTCACCGGCTTTGCGGCGCGCGGCGGCGTCACCGATCACCACGCCGACGGCTGGGGCATCGCCTTCTTTGAAGACAAAGCCTGCCGCCTGTTCATCGACCATCAATCGTCGGCCACCTCGCCGATCGCCGAAATGGTCAAGCGCTACCCGATCAAATCGAAGAACACGATCGCGCATATTCGCAAGGCGACGCAAGGGCACATCCTGCTGGAAAACTGCCACCCGTTCATGCGCGAACTGTGGGGACGCCACTGGATCTTCGCGCACAACGGCGACCTCCAGGATTATTCGCCGGTCCTGTCGGGCGTGTATCAGCCGGTCGGCACGACCGATAGCGAGCTCGCTTTCTGCGCGCTGCTCGAAGGCTTGCGCAAGGCGTTTCCCGGCGCGCAGCAGCCGCCGCTCGACGAGCTGTTTGCCGCGCTCGAAACCCTCACGCGCGAGATCACGCAGTTCGGCGTGTTCAATTTCCTGATGTCGAATGGCCAGGCGCTGTTCGCGCATTGCTCCACGCATCTGCACTACATCGTGCGGCGCTGGCCGTTTTCCACCGCGCATCTCGTCGACGCGGACGTATCGATCGATTTCGCCAAATACACGACGCCCGAAGACCGCGTTGCGGTGATTGCCACCAAGCCGCTGACCGACAACGAAGTCTGGAGCGCCTTCGAACCAGGCGATCTGATGATGTTCCAGCACGGTGAGGTGATTGGGCGCGTCAACGTGCCGGTGCCGGCTTCGGTGCTGGAAAAGCTGCGCAATCCGGCTTTGGATGCGTCGGCTTCGGCAACCACGATCGCGGCTTCGGCTGAAGCGTTACCCGAAGCAGAAGCCGAGGTCGACCTCGAAGCGGCTGACGACGCGGCCGCATTCGAATCCTGA
- the pyrC gene encoding dihydroorotase: MTASNASLDSITLARPDDWHLHVRDGAMLAAVLPDTARQFGRAIIMPNLKPPVTTTAMARAYRERIVAAIPEGARFEPLMTLYLTDNTPPDEIRRARESGFVHGVKLYPAGATTNSDAGVTDLMKCARTLEAMQEVGMPLLVHGEVTDSSIDLFDREKVFIDRVMTPLRRAFPALKVVFEHITTKDAVDYIREAGVAPELLGATITAHHLLYNRNAIFQGGIRPHYYCLPVLKRETHRVALVDAATSGNPRFFLGTDSAPHPKGLKEHACGCAGCYTALHALELYTEAFDKANALDKLEGFASFFGADFYGLPRSEEKVTLRREEWTLPAELPAGDTPVVPLRGGESIGWRLV; encoded by the coding sequence ATGACCGCTTCCAACGCTTCCCTCGACTCCATCACGCTCGCCCGTCCGGACGACTGGCACCTGCACGTCCGCGACGGCGCAATGCTGGCCGCCGTGTTGCCGGACACCGCGCGCCAGTTCGGCCGCGCGATCATCATGCCGAACCTGAAACCGCCGGTCACGACCACCGCGATGGCGCGGGCGTATCGCGAGCGGATCGTCGCCGCGATTCCCGAAGGCGCCAGGTTCGAACCGCTGATGACGCTGTACCTGACCGACAACACGCCGCCCGACGAAATCCGGCGCGCGCGCGAAAGCGGCTTCGTGCATGGCGTGAAGCTGTATCCGGCGGGCGCGACGACCAACTCGGACGCGGGCGTCACCGACCTCATGAAGTGCGCCAGAACGCTCGAGGCGATGCAGGAAGTCGGCATGCCGCTGCTCGTGCATGGCGAGGTGACCGATTCGTCGATCGATCTGTTCGACCGCGAGAAGGTCTTCATCGACCGGGTCATGACGCCGCTGCGCCGCGCGTTTCCGGCGCTGAAGGTGGTGTTCGAACATATCACCACCAAAGACGCGGTCGACTATATCCGCGAGGCCGGCGTGGCGCCGGAACTGCTGGGCGCGACGATCACGGCGCACCATCTGCTGTACAACCGCAATGCAATCTTCCAGGGCGGCATTCGCCCGCATTACTACTGCTTGCCCGTGTTGAAGCGCGAGACGCATCGCGTGGCGCTGGTCGACGCGGCGACCTCGGGCAATCCGCGCTTCTTCCTCGGCACGGACAGCGCGCCGCATCCGAAGGGTCTGAAAGAGCACGCGTGCGGCTGCGCGGGTTGCTATACGGCGCTGCACGCTTTGGAGCTTTATACGGAAGCATTCGACAAAGCCAACGCATTGGACAAGCTCGAAGGCTTCGCGAGCTTCTTCGGTGCGGATTTCTACGGTCTGCCGCGCAGCGAGGAGAAGGTCACGCTGCGTCGGGAGGAATGGACTCTGCCGGCCGAACTGCCGGCCGGCGATACGCCGGTCGTGCCGCTGCGCGGCGGGGAGTCGATCGGCTGGCGTCTGGTTTGA
- a CDS encoding DUF3025 domain-containing protein, with product MQAYEAEPPGFAAIDWSKPWFAPFAGRGERWQQAALTSYEALLAEMNADAGEMRQTTGRGQRLAFIAQDDLPPGAAYEAHIASTGCVPTRHNLHDFFNASMWFAFPRIKAALNARQSAAIDVLGVGPTRGGVRDTLTLFDENALLFACADPALSAALRGFDWLTLLVARRDAWGASCEVRCFGHALLEKLIAPFKACTGHAWIVDVPAAYFEWDAVERDAWLDESVAAALLHTEALTSRMFAPLPVLGIPGWWPENESHAFYDDTSVFRAGRRAR from the coding sequence ATGCAGGCGTATGAGGCGGAGCCGCCGGGCTTCGCTGCAATCGACTGGTCGAAACCGTGGTTCGCGCCGTTCGCCGGACGTGGCGAGCGCTGGCAGCAGGCCGCGCTGACGAGCTACGAGGCGCTGCTCGCCGAAATGAACGCCGATGCCGGCGAGATGCGGCAGACCACGGGGCGTGGTCAACGCCTCGCGTTCATCGCACAGGACGATCTGCCGCCCGGCGCGGCGTACGAGGCGCATATCGCGTCTACTGGCTGCGTGCCGACGCGCCACAATCTGCACGACTTCTTCAATGCGTCGATGTGGTTTGCTTTTCCGCGCATCAAGGCGGCGTTGAACGCGCGGCAGTCGGCGGCCATCGACGTGTTGGGCGTCGGTCCGACTCGCGGCGGCGTACGCGATACGCTGACCCTGTTCGACGAGAACGCGCTGCTGTTCGCTTGCGCCGATCCCGCTTTGAGCGCGGCATTGCGCGGGTTCGACTGGCTCACGCTGCTGGTGGCGCGGCGCGATGCGTGGGGCGCGAGTTGTGAGGTGCGCTGCTTCGGTCATGCGTTGCTGGAAAAGCTGATTGCGCCGTTCAAGGCCTGCACTGGGCACGCGTGGATCGTCGATGTGCCGGCGGCGTATTTCGAGTGGGACGCTGTGGAGCGAGACGCGTGGCTGGACGAGTCCGTCGCCGCGGCGCTGCTGCACACCGAGGCATTGACGAGCCGCATGTTCGCGCCGCTTCCGGTGCTGGGCATTCCAGGCTGGTGGCCGGAGAACGAATCGCACGCGTTTTACGACGACACTTCCGTGTTTCGCGCGGGGCGGCGCGCACGCTGA
- a CDS encoding OsmC family protein, translated as MECKVSWMGQDGMAFAAETGSGHLVAMDGAPEGGGRNLAPRPMEMVLLGTGGCTAYDVVMILKKSRQEIAGCSVTLKAERASEDPKVFTRIHFHFTVTGKNLNPATVERAINLSHDKYCSASIMIAKTAELTHSFDIVAG; from the coding sequence ATGGAATGCAAAGTAAGCTGGATGGGGCAAGACGGGATGGCGTTTGCAGCCGAGACGGGCAGCGGCCATCTGGTGGCGATGGACGGCGCGCCTGAAGGCGGCGGCCGCAACCTCGCGCCGCGTCCGATGGAGATGGTTTTGCTCGGCACGGGCGGCTGCACCGCCTACGACGTCGTGATGATCCTGAAGAAAAGCCGCCAGGAAATCGCCGGCTGCTCGGTGACGCTAAAGGCCGAACGCGCCAGTGAAGACCCGAAAGTGTTCACCAGGATCCACTTCCACTTCACCGTGACGGGCAAGAATCTGAACCCGGCCACCGTGGAACGCGCGATCAACCTGTCGCACGATAAATACTGCTCGGCGTCGATCATGATCGCCAAGACCGCTGAATTGACGCACTCGTTCGACATCGTCGCGGGTTAA
- the rplM gene encoding 50S ribosomal protein L13, whose translation MKTFSAKAHEVTREWYVIDATDKVLGRVASEVAHRLRGKHKPEFTPHVDTGDFIIVINAGKLRVTGNKATDKKYYRHSGYPGGIYETTFGKMQERFPGRALEKAVKGMLPKGPLGYAMIKKLKVYAEATHPHSAQQPKALEI comes from the coding sequence ATGAAGACGTTTTCCGCAAAAGCCCATGAGGTTACGCGTGAATGGTACGTGATTGACGCGACGGATAAGGTTCTCGGGCGTGTCGCCAGCGAAGTGGCACACCGTCTTCGCGGCAAGCACAAGCCTGAATTCACTCCGCACGTCGACACCGGTGATTTCATCATCGTTATCAACGCGGGTAAGTTGCGCGTCACGGGCAACAAGGCTACTGACAAGAAGTACTACCGTCACTCGGGTTACCCGGGCGGTATCTATGAAACGACGTTCGGCAAGATGCAAGAACGCTTCCCGGGCCGCGCGCTCGAGAAAGCGGTCAAGGGCATGCTGCCGAAGGGCCCGCTCGGCTACGCGATGATCAAGAAGCTGAAGGTCTACGCTGAAGCAACGCATCCGCATTCGGCACAACAGCCGAAAGCGCTCGAGATCTAA